From Xylanibacter oryzae DSM 17970, a single genomic window includes:
- the dapA gene encoding 4-hydroxy-tetrahydrodipicolinate synthase: MINNIFKGLGIALITPFKADMTVDYDALKRLLSYQIDNGADFLCILATTGETPCLTKDEKSKIKDFIVDNVCGRIPILMGCGGNNTAVVIDELKNGNFKGVDGVLSVCPYYNKPSQEGLYQHFKAIAAATELPVVLYNVPGRTGVNLAAATTVRLANDCKNIVAIKEASGNLEQVDEIIKNKPSRFDVISGDDSLTFPMIACGAVGVISVIGNALPKEFSKMVRLALHGEYDVARKIHHKFTDLFNLLFVDGNPAGVKAMLHQMGMLENVLRLPLVPTRLTTLQKISDILKELKI, from the coding sequence ATGATAAACAATATTTTTAAGGGATTAGGAATTGCTTTAATAACACCTTTCAAAGCTGATATGACTGTAGATTATGATGCTTTGAAACGTCTTTTGTCATATCAAATTGACAATGGTGCTGATTTTTTATGCATCTTGGCTACTACAGGAGAAACACCATGTCTTACAAAAGATGAAAAGTCAAAAATAAAGGATTTTATAGTAGATAATGTTTGCGGGCGCATTCCTATTTTAATGGGATGTGGAGGAAATAATACTGCGGTTGTGATAGATGAACTGAAAAATGGTAATTTTAAAGGCGTGGATGGTGTCCTCAGTGTATGTCCTTATTATAATAAGCCATCTCAAGAGGGACTTTATCAACACTTCAAAGCTATAGCTGCCGCTACAGAATTACCTGTCGTTTTATATAATGTTCCTGGTAGAACAGGTGTTAATTTGGCTGCTGCAACTACAGTTAGATTGGCTAACGACTGCAAAAATATTGTTGCCATTAAAGAAGCAAGCGGTAATCTTGAACAGGTTGATGAAATAATAAAAAACAAGCCATCACGTTTTGATGTTATCAGTGGTGATGATTCTCTTACGTTTCCTATGATAGCTTGCGGTGCGGTAGGAGTAATCAGCGTGATAGGAAATGCTCTTCCAAAAGAATTTTCAAAGATGGTAAGACTGGCATTGCATGGTGAATACGATGTAGCTAGAAAAATACATCATAAATTTACAGACCTTTTTAATCTTCTTTTTGTTGATGGGAATCCAGCTGGCGTAAAAGCAATGCTACACCAGATGGGAATGCTAGAAAATGTTTTAAGACTTCCTTTAGTTCCCACAAGACTTACTACACTTCAAAAAATATCAGATATTCTTAAAGAATTGAAAATATGA
- a CDS encoding AraC family transcriptional regulator translates to MINTDERRVIHEITPLMGKDILYIADRHKKEFTYPIHNHEVYELNFIEHATGVRRIVGDSTEEIGEYDLVLITSPDLEHVWEQGKCNSPDIREVTIQFDLDMSETSMFCRNPFNSMKKMMTEGRKGLCFPLSAIMKVYSLIDKLSSITDGFYAVMQFMTILYELSKSDGARTLATSSYAKVSDESDSRRVLKVKNYISKNYMDEIRLATLADIAGMSPSAFSRFFKLHTGRNLSEYIIDIRLGCATRLLVDTAQSIAEISFNCGFNNLSNFNRIFKKKKGCSPTEFRENYHKTRIIV, encoded by the coding sequence ATGATAAATACGGATGAACGTAGAGTCATTCATGAGATAACTCCACTGATGGGTAAGGATATTCTTTATATCGCAGACAGGCATAAAAAAGAATTTACTTATCCAATTCATAACCATGAGGTATACGAACTGAATTTCATAGAACATGCAACAGGCGTAAGGCGTATTGTTGGTGATAGTACAGAAGAAATCGGTGAGTATGATTTGGTCCTGATTACAAGTCCGGATCTTGAACATGTGTGGGAGCAAGGCAAGTGTAATAGTCCTGATATACGTGAGGTGACTATACAGTTTGATCTGGATATGAGTGAAACTAGTATGTTTTGCAGAAACCCATTTAATAGCATGAAAAAAATGATGACAGAGGGAAGGAAAGGATTGTGTTTCCCATTGTCAGCTATTATGAAGGTGTATAGCCTTATTGATAAGTTGAGTTCAATAACAGACGGATTTTATGCTGTTATGCAATTTATGACCATACTCTACGAACTATCCAAAAGTGATGGAGCAAGGACTTTGGCGACAAGCAGTTATGCAAAGGTTTCTGACGAGAGTGACAGTCGTCGTGTTCTTAAGGTTAAAAATTATATATCAAAGAACTATATGGATGAAATACGCTTGGCGACATTAGCTGATATTGCAGGTATGAGCCCAAGTGCATTCAGTCGCTTCTTTAAATTGCATACAGGACGAAATCTTAGTGAGTATATAATTGATATAAGATTGGGGTGCGCAACTAGATTATTAGTTGATACCGCTCAGAGTATTGCTGAGATAAGTTTTAATTGTGGTTTTAATAACCTAAGTAATTTTAATCGTATTTTTAAAAAGAAAAAAGGTTGTTCACCAACAGAGTTTCGAGAAAATTATCATAAAACAAGAATTATAGTATAA
- the rbr gene encoding rubrerythrin — protein sequence MKDLKGTKTEKNLQEAFAGESMARNKYTYFASKARKDGFQQIAAIFEETAGNEKEHAKLWYKYLNGGNINDTDSNLEDAANGEHYEWTDMYARMASDAREEGFIEIAAKFEGVAAIEKTHEERYRKLLKNIKDKKVFSKDGDCIWQCANCGHIVIGKVAPEVCLVCLHPQSYFQVKAENY from the coding sequence ATGAAAGATTTAAAAGGAACAAAAACAGAAAAGAACTTACAGGAAGCATTTGCAGGAGAGTCTATGGCTCGTAACAAATACACTTACTTTGCTTCAAAGGCTCGCAAAGACGGTTTCCAACAAATTGCAGCAATATTTGAGGAAACAGCAGGTAATGAAAAAGAACATGCCAAGTTGTGGTACAAATATCTAAACGGAGGTAATATCAATGATACAGACTCAAATCTTGAGGATGCAGCAAACGGTGAGCATTATGAATGGACAGACATGTACGCTCGTATGGCTTCAGATGCACGCGAAGAGGGTTTTATTGAAATTGCAGCAAAATTCGAAGGTGTTGCAGCAATTGAAAAGACACACGAAGAACGTTATCGCAAACTTCTTAAAAACATAAAAGACAAAAAGGTTTTCTCAAAAGACGGCGATTGCATTTGGCAATGCGCTAATTGCGGACATATTGTTATAGGGAAAGTAGCCCCGGAAGTTTGCCTGGTATGCCTTCATCCGCAAAGCTATTTTCAAGTTAAAGCTGAAAATTATTAA
- a CDS encoding asparaginase, which translates to MSDILLIYTGGTIGMHRNPITKALEPFDFIRLISSVPELASIGAHIETFQFNPPIDSSDMSPQKWCLLVNIIYANYEKYDGFVVLHGTDTMAYTASALSFMMENLTKPVILTGSQLPIGQVRTDGKENLITSIEIASAKNKEGFALIPEVCIYFHGRLLRGNRATKSNADLFDAFETFNYPHLGETGVNISYNILHVLKPKHQDYMIPHTVLNPNVIVFSLFPGIQENLVRRIIGITELRAIVLRTYGSGNAPQEEWLKKLFHEATANNIIIVNISQCQKGTVEMSRYDTGNWLKSCGVISGYDSTVESAVTKLMYLLGRYRDTVKVIQNMQKSLRGEITK; encoded by the coding sequence ATGTCAGACATATTATTAATATATACAGGTGGTACGATAGGAATGCATCGCAATCCTATTACCAAGGCATTAGAGCCTTTTGATTTCATAAGATTGATAAGCAGTGTACCGGAACTGGCATCGATTGGTGCCCATATAGAAACATTCCAGTTTAATCCTCCAATAGACTCGAGTGACATGTCACCACAGAAATGGTGCTTGCTTGTAAATATCATATACGCCAACTACGAAAAGTATGACGGATTTGTTGTTCTTCATGGAACTGATACAATGGCATATACGGCATCTGCATTATCTTTCATGATGGAGAACCTTACAAAACCGGTAATTCTTACAGGAAGCCAATTGCCTATCGGTCAAGTTCGTACAGACGGAAAAGAAAATCTTATTACTAGTATTGAAATTGCCAGTGCAAAAAACAAGGAAGGCTTTGCTTTAATACCTGAAGTCTGCATCTATTTCCATGGTAGATTATTGCGTGGTAACAGGGCTACAAAAAGTAATGCAGATCTTTTTGATGCATTCGAGACTTTCAATTATCCGCATTTAGGAGAGACCGGGGTCAATATTTCATATAACATTCTCCATGTTTTAAAACCAAAGCATCAAGATTATATGATTCCACATACGGTCTTAAATCCAAATGTTATTGTATTCAGTCTATTTCCTGGTATACAGGAGAATCTCGTTCGAAGAATAATTGGCATTACTGAATTAAGGGCAATTGTTTTGCGAACATATGGAAGTGGTAATGCTCCGCAAGAAGAATGGCTAAAGAAATTGTTTCATGAAGCAACAGCGAATAATATTATCATTGTAAACATAAGCCAATGTCAGAAAGGCACCGTTGAAATGTCAAGATATGACACGGGCAACTGGCTTAAATCATGTGGTGTAATAAGCGGCTATGATTCAACGGTAGAAAGTGCAGTAACAAAATTAATGTACCTTCTAGGTAGATATAGGGATACTGTCAAGGTCATTCAGAATATGCAGAAATCTCTTCGTGGGGAAATAACAAAATAG
- the uxaC gene encoding glucuronate isomerase, which yields MKHFMDKDFLLETETAQDLFHNHAAKMPIIDYHCHLIPEMVANDHKFKSITELWLGGDHYKWRAMRTNGVDEKYCTGTDTSDWEKFEKWAETVPYTFRNPLYHWTHLELKTAFGIDKLLSPKTAREIFDECNEKLKLPEYSARGLMRRYNVECVCTTDDPIDDLRFHKQTRKSGFEIKMIPAWRPDKAMAVDNTKNFSEYVNKLGEVAGVTVSKFADMIDALQKRHDFFAANGCRLSDHGIEEFYDEEYTDSQIEIIFEKAMRCQQLSQQEIRQFKNCMLTKFAEMDYDSDWTQQYHYGAIRDNNTKMFEQLGPDTGFDSIGEFNTAKAMSRFLNHLNTEGKLTRTILYTLNPCANEVIATMLGNFQDGTCPGKIQFGSGWWFNDQLDGMTRQMNALSVLGLLSRFVGMLTDSRSFLSYPRHEYFRRTLCNLLGNDVEKGLLPNDKENLYRMVEDISYNNAKNYFNF from the coding sequence ATGAAACATTTTATGGATAAAGACTTCCTGCTTGAGACAGAAACTGCGCAGGATTTATTCCACAACCATGCGGCTAAAATGCCTATTATTGATTACCATTGTCATCTTATTCCAGAAATGGTCGCTAATGATCATAAATTTAAAAGCATAACAGAATTATGGCTGGGAGGTGATCATTATAAATGGCGTGCTATGCGTACTAACGGTGTTGATGAAAAATACTGTACAGGAACTGACACATCAGACTGGGAAAAATTTGAAAAATGGGCTGAAACAGTACCATATACATTCCGTAATCCTTTGTATCATTGGACTCATCTTGAATTGAAAACAGCTTTCGGAATAGACAAATTGTTAAGTCCGAAAACTGCTCGTGAAATATTTGACGAATGTAATGAGAAACTTAAATTGCCAGAGTATTCTGCTAGAGGACTAATGCGTAGATATAATGTAGAATGCGTTTGTACGACAGACGATCCTATTGATGATTTGCGTTTTCACAAACAGACACGCAAAAGTGGTTTTGAAATAAAAATGATTCCAGCATGGCGTCCTGACAAAGCTATGGCTGTTGACAATACTAAGAATTTTTCTGAATATGTAAATAAACTTGGCGAAGTTGCAGGTGTAACTGTATCAAAATTTGCTGATATGATTGATGCATTGCAGAAAAGACATGATTTCTTTGCTGCTAATGGTTGTCGTCTTAGCGATCATGGTATTGAGGAATTCTATGATGAAGAATATACAGACAGTCAGATAGAAATAATATTCGAAAAGGCTATGCGTTGCCAACAATTATCACAGCAAGAAATACGCCAGTTTAAGAATTGTATGCTGACGAAATTTGCTGAGATGGATTATGATTCAGACTGGACTCAACAGTATCATTATGGTGCAATTCGCGATAATAATACAAAAATGTTTGAACAACTTGGTCCTGATACAGGTTTTGATTCTATCGGTGAATTCAATACAGCAAAAGCTATGAGCAGATTCCTTAACCATCTCAATACAGAAGGTAAGCTTACTCGTACAATATTATATACATTAAACCCATGCGCCAATGAAGTTATTGCAACCATGCTTGGTAATTTTCAGGATGGTACATGCCCTGGTAAAATTCAGTTTGGTAGCGGTTGGTGGTTTAACGACCAACTAGACGGTATGACTCGTCAGATGAATGCCTTGTCTGTTTTAGGCCTATTGAGTCGTTTCGTTGGTATGCTAACAGATAGCCGTTCTTTCCTTTCATATCCGCGTCATGAATATTTCCGTCGTACTCTATGTAATCTTTTAGGAAATGATGTGGAGAAAGGCCTTCTTCCTAATGATAAGGAAAATCTTTATAGAATGGTTGAAGATATAAGTTATAATAACGCAAAGAATTATTTTAATTTTTAA
- a CDS encoding polysaccharide biosynthesis/export family protein has protein sequence MTKKHVLPIAVLTIVLFLSGCSGSTKQVAYFQNSDTISLAKSKVLYDAHIMPKDLLTITVSTTDQEAAVPFNLTVPTTTSAANRSSYGQALMQDYLVDNDGEIVYPVIGKIHVGGLTKKEAEMLIDEKIKPYMSKDNRPIVTVRMSNYKISVLGEVDKPGTMSVGNEKISILEALAQAGDLTIYGKRENVKLIREDAQGEKHIYKLNLNDANLINSPYYYLQQNDVVYVEPNKAKAQNSQIGSMTSIWFSATSILLSLSSLLYNIFKN, from the coding sequence ATGACAAAAAAACACGTTTTACCTATAGCCGTTTTGACTATAGTATTGTTCTTGAGTGGTTGCTCGGGTTCCACAAAGCAGGTAGCTTATTTTCAAAATAGTGATACAATAAGCCTTGCTAAATCAAAAGTTCTTTATGATGCGCATATAATGCCAAAAGATTTGCTTACTATTACTGTTAGCACAACAGATCAGGAAGCTGCAGTACCATTCAATTTGACAGTTCCTACAACAACATCTGCAGCTAACCGCTCTTCTTATGGACAAGCGTTGATGCAGGATTATCTAGTAGATAATGACGGCGAAATAGTTTATCCTGTAATTGGCAAAATACATGTAGGTGGATTGACAAAGAAAGAAGCTGAAATGCTTATAGATGAGAAAATAAAGCCATATATGAGTAAGGACAACAGGCCTATTGTTACGGTAAGAATGTCTAACTATAAAATATCCGTACTCGGTGAAGTGGACAAGCCAGGGACAATGTCAGTTGGAAATGAAAAAATCTCAATTCTAGAAGCATTAGCACAAGCTGGTGACCTGACAATTTATGGTAAACGTGAAAATGTTAAACTAATTAGGGAAGATGCACAAGGTGAAAAACATATATATAAATTGAATTTGAATGATGCAAATTTAATAAATTCACCTTATTACTATTTGCAACAGAACGATGTAGTTTATGTTGAACCCAATAAAGCAAAAGCACAGAATTCTCAGATAGGTAGTATGACTTCTATTTGGTTCTCTGCTACAAGTATTCTTCTTTCGTTATCATCACTTTTGTATAATATCTTTAAGAATTAA
- the glmS gene encoding glutamine--fructose-6-phosphate transaminase (isomerizing) yields the protein MCGIVGYIGKKGAYNILIKGLKRLEYRGYDSAGVAMINSNGALNVYKTKGKVCELENYVKDKDITGNIGIAHTRWATHGEPSSQNAHPHYSESRNLAIIHNGIIENYADLKKKLQEKGVHFRSDTDTEVLVQLIEYIQLQKKLDLLTAVQYALREVIGAYAIALLDKTNPNQIIAARKQSPLVVGIGKDEFFLGSDASPIVEYTDKVVYLEDGAIAVMRLGEELKIVNILNHKMDTPVQTIDINLGQIEKGGFPHFMLKEIFEQPECITNCMRGRVNTSANNVTLSAVIDYKKQLVNAKRFIIVACGTSWHAGLIGKQILESLCRKPVDVEYASEFRYRNPVLTKDDVVIAISQSGETADTLAAVNMAKEKGAFIYGICNAIGSSIPRSTDTGSYIHVGPEIGVASTKAFTGQVTVLTMLALALANVMGTIEEKKYLEIVKELSLIPDKMKEVLNLNDKIESLSRAFTYAHNFLYLGRGFSYPVALEGALKLKEISYIHAEGYPAAEMKHGPIALIDSDMPVVVVATHNALYEKVISNIQEIKARNARVIALVTKGDKTISKIADQVIELPATIECLEPLLSTIPLQLLAYHIAVCKGKNVDQPRNLAKSVTVE from the coding sequence ATGTGTGGAATAGTTGGATATATAGGTAAGAAAGGCGCTTACAATATATTAATAAAAGGTCTGAAAAGACTTGAATATAGAGGTTACGATAGTGCCGGTGTTGCAATGATAAACAGTAACGGTGCATTGAACGTTTATAAGACTAAAGGAAAAGTCTGTGAGTTAGAAAATTATGTAAAAGACAAAGATATAACAGGTAACATTGGCATTGCTCACACACGTTGGGCTACACACGGAGAACCCTCAAGTCAAAATGCTCATCCTCATTATTCTGAATCTAGAAATCTGGCTATAATTCATAATGGTATAATAGAAAACTACGCGGATCTTAAGAAGAAACTTCAAGAGAAAGGCGTTCATTTTCGTTCAGATACAGATACTGAAGTCTTAGTACAGCTGATTGAATATATTCAATTGCAAAAAAAGTTGGATTTGCTTACTGCTGTTCAATATGCGCTTAGAGAAGTTATCGGAGCATATGCTATTGCGTTGCTAGATAAAACTAATCCTAATCAAATCATTGCTGCTAGAAAACAGAGTCCGTTAGTCGTTGGAATTGGTAAAGATGAATTCTTTTTAGGATCAGATGCAAGTCCAATTGTTGAATATACCGATAAGGTCGTTTATTTGGAAGATGGGGCAATTGCTGTAATGCGTCTTGGGGAAGAGCTCAAAATTGTAAATATCCTTAATCATAAAATGGATACTCCTGTACAGACTATAGATATAAATCTTGGACAGATTGAAAAAGGAGGATTTCCACATTTCATGCTTAAAGAGATTTTTGAGCAACCAGAATGCATAACTAATTGCATGAGAGGACGAGTAAATACTTCTGCTAACAATGTTACTCTAAGTGCTGTAATAGATTATAAAAAACAGCTTGTTAATGCAAAGAGATTTATTATTGTTGCATGTGGAACTTCGTGGCATGCAGGTCTAATTGGAAAACAGATACTAGAATCGCTTTGTAGAAAACCGGTAGATGTAGAATATGCGTCTGAATTTAGATATAGAAATCCAGTATTAACAAAAGATGATGTAGTTATAGCAATTTCTCAAAGTGGTGAAACTGCTGATACATTAGCTGCTGTAAACATGGCAAAAGAAAAAGGTGCTTTCATCTATGGTATATGTAATGCAATTGGCTCAAGCATACCTAGATCAACGGATACCGGATCTTATATACATGTAGGTCCTGAGATAGGCGTTGCTTCTACAAAAGCATTTACAGGTCAGGTCACTGTACTGACAATGCTCGCTTTAGCTTTAGCTAATGTAATGGGGACTATCGAAGAAAAAAAATATTTAGAGATTGTTAAAGAGTTAAGTCTTATTCCTGATAAGATGAAGGAAGTTCTTAATCTTAATGACAAAATAGAGAGTCTGAGTAGAGCATTCACGTATGCACATAATTTCCTTTATTTAGGAAGAGGATTTAGTTATCCTGTAGCCCTTGAGGGAGCCCTTAAGTTAAAAGAGATAAGTTATATACATGCTGAAGGCTATCCGGCAGCAGAGATGAAACATGGCCCAATCGCGTTAATTGATTCTGATATGCCTGTAGTAGTCGTAGCAACTCATAATGCTCTTTATGAAAAGGTTATAAGTAATATACAAGAAATAAAGGCACGTAATGCGCGGGTTATAGCCCTTGTAACAAAGGGCGACAAGACAATCAGTAAAATAGCAGATCAAGTAATAGAATTGCCTGCAACTATAGAGTGTCTTGAACCACTATTGTCAACTATCCCATTGCAACTACTAGCTTATCATATAGCAGTATGCAAGGGAAAAAATGTGGATCAACCTAGAAATTTGGCTAAATCAGTAACAGTAGAATAA
- a CDS encoding amidophosphoribosyltransferase has protein sequence MEQLKHECGVAMIRLLKPLDYYQQKYGTWMYGLNKLYLMMEKQHNRGQEGAGMACVKLETQPGNEYMFRERAMGANAITEIFGTVQQNFVNLSPDQIANSEYAKRELPFAGELYMGHLRYSTTGKRGLQYVHPFLRRNNWRAKNLSLCGNFNMTNIDEIFKKITAQGQCPRIYSDSYIMLELMGHRLDREVERNFVEAERQGLKGEDITRYIDDNVKISNVLKTSMPDFDGGYVVSGITGSGELFAMRDPWGIRPAFWYQNDEIVVMASERPVLQTTFELECEDVQELQPGMALLVKRNGECTVERILEQRGDKACSFERIYFSRGSDRDIYQERKKLGEQLVPKILKAIDFDTDHTVFSFIPNTAEVAFYGMLSGFKRYINDQKIHQIEALDHKPTHEELFQIMNQYVRSEKVAIKDIKLRTFITEGNSRNDLAAHVYDITYGSLEKNIDNLVVIDDSIVRGTTLKESIIKILDRLHPHKIVIVSSSPQIRYPDYYGIDMSRLEEFIAFRACIQLIHDKGMYNLIEDTYHKCLLELEKPKNKMRNCVQDLYKPFSVEELNAKMVQMLRPKGVSTPIELVYQSIEGLHTAIPNQKGDWYFTGDYPTEGGMKLVNQAFVNYIEEVYNNEQKF, from the coding sequence ATGGAACAACTGAAACATGAATGTGGAGTGGCAATGATAAGATTGCTAAAGCCACTTGATTATTACCAGCAAAAGTACGGAACGTGGATGTATGGGCTTAATAAACTCTATCTAATGATGGAGAAACAGCATAATCGCGGTCAGGAAGGTGCAGGTATGGCTTGCGTGAAATTAGAAACTCAGCCTGGTAATGAATATATGTTTCGTGAAAGGGCGATGGGGGCTAATGCGATTACCGAAATATTCGGTACAGTCCAACAAAATTTTGTGAACTTATCGCCTGATCAAATTGCGAATTCGGAATATGCAAAGCGCGAATTACCATTCGCCGGCGAACTTTATATGGGCCACCTCCGGTATTCAACAACCGGCAAGCGTGGCCTTCAATATGTCCACCCGTTTTTGCGTCGTAATAATTGGAGAGCAAAAAACCTAAGTCTTTGCGGAAACTTCAATATGACAAATATTGACGAGATATTCAAAAAGATAACAGCTCAGGGTCAGTGTCCTCGCATATACAGTGATTCATATATTATGCTTGAATTGATGGGGCATAGGTTGGATCGTGAAGTGGAACGCAATTTCGTCGAGGCTGAACGCCAAGGCTTAAAGGGTGAAGATATCACTAGATATATAGATGATAATGTCAAAATTAGCAATGTTTTGAAAACATCGATGCCTGATTTTGATGGTGGCTATGTAGTTTCAGGTATTACAGGAAGTGGCGAATTGTTTGCTATGCGTGATCCTTGGGGTATACGACCTGCATTTTGGTATCAAAATGATGAAATAGTTGTCATGGCAAGTGAGCGTCCTGTTCTTCAGACTACATTTGAATTGGAGTGCGAGGATGTGCAGGAATTGCAACCGGGTATGGCTCTGTTAGTTAAAAGGAATGGTGAATGTACTGTTGAGCGCATACTAGAACAGCGTGGTGATAAGGCATGTTCTTTCGAACGGATATATTTCAGTCGTGGTTCAGACCGTGATATATATCAAGAACGTAAAAAATTAGGTGAACAATTAGTTCCTAAGATTTTAAAAGCAATAGATTTTGATACAGATCATACAGTGTTTTCTTTTATACCTAATACAGCCGAAGTTGCTTTTTATGGCATGTTAAGTGGTTTTAAAAGATATATCAATGATCAGAAAATACATCAGATAGAGGCACTTGATCATAAACCTACCCATGAAGAGTTATTTCAGATAATGAATCAATATGTGCGTAGTGAAAAAGTGGCGATCAAAGATATAAAACTTAGAACGTTTATTACAGAGGGTAATTCTAGAAATGACCTTGCTGCGCATGTATATGATATTACATATGGATCTCTTGAAAAGAATATAGATAATTTGGTTGTCATTGATGATAGCATTGTACGCGGAACTACACTTAAAGAAAGTATTATAAAAATATTGGACCGTTTGCATCCTCATAAAATAGTAATAGTAAGTTCTTCACCTCAGATACGTTATCCAGACTATTATGGTATTGATATGAGTAGACTGGAAGAATTCATAGCTTTCCGTGCTTGTATTCAACTAATACACGACAAAGGCATGTATAATCTTATTGAAGATACGTATCATAAGTGTCTGTTGGAATTAGAAAAGCCTAAAAATAAAATGCGTAACTGCGTACAAGATTTGTATAAGCCTTTCTCTGTAGAAGAATTGAATGCAAAAATGGTACAAATGTTAAGGCCAAAAGGTGTTTCTACTCCTATAGAGTTGGTTTATCAATCTATAGAAGGCCTGCATACAGCTATACCAAACCAGAAAGGTGACTGGTACTTTACGGGTGATTATCCTACCGAAGGTGGTATGAAACTTGTAAATCAGGCATTTGTAAATTATATCGAAGAGGTATACAATAACGAACAAAAATTCTAA
- the carA gene encoding glutamine-hydrolyzing carbamoyl-phosphate synthase small subunit — protein sequence MKNVTLVLEDGTKFHGKSFGYEQPVAGEVVFNTAMMGYPESLTDPSYAGQLMTLTYPLVGNYGVPPFTVEENKIATFMESDKIYASAIIVADYSEQYSHWNAVESLADWLKREHVPGITGIDTRELTKVLREHGVMMGKILFDDQPDNIPDADYNGVNFVDKVSCKSIIKYNEGAGKKVVLVDCGVKNNIIRCLINRDVEVIRVPWNYDYTNMEFDGLFLANGPGDPDLCEDAVNVIRKQMSINTKPICGICMGNQLLAKAGGASIFKLKYGHRSHNQPVRMVGTDKCYITSQNHGYAVDASTLGKDWEELFVNMNDGSNEGIRHKTNPWFTSQFHPEACSGPVDTEFMFDKFVEALR from the coding sequence ATGAAGAATGTAACATTAGTCTTGGAAGACGGAACAAAATTTCATGGAAAATCGTTTGGCTACGAGCAACCGGTAGCTGGTGAGGTTGTATTCAATACAGCAATGATGGGATATCCAGAGAGTCTCACAGACCCTTCTTATGCTGGACAATTAATGACACTTACTTATCCATTGGTAGGTAATTATGGCGTTCCTCCATTCACAGTGGAAGAAAACAAAATTGCAACATTTATGGAAAGCGACAAAATTTATGCATCTGCTATAATTGTTGCTGATTACAGTGAACAGTATAGCCATTGGAATGCTGTAGAGAGCCTTGCTGATTGGCTTAAACGTGAACATGTTCCTGGAATTACAGGAATAGATACACGTGAACTTACTAAAGTTTTGCGTGAGCATGGTGTAATGATGGGCAAGATTCTCTTTGATGATCAGCCTGATAATATTCCTGATGCAGATTATAATGGTGTTAACTTCGTTGACAAGGTAAGTTGCAAGAGCATCATCAAGTACAATGAAGGAGCAGGTAAAAAAGTTGTACTTGTAGATTGTGGAGTAAAGAATAATATTATAAGATGTCTTATCAATAGAGATGTTGAGGTGATAAGGGTTCCTTGGAATTATGATTATACAAATATGGAATTCGACGGATTGTTTCTTGCTAATGGTCCTGGCGATCCTGATCTGTGTGAGGATGCTGTTAATGTAATAAGAAAGCAAATGAGTATCAATACAAAACCAATATGCGGTATTTGTATGGGTAATCAACTGCTGGCAAAGGCAGGCGGCGCATCCATATTTAAACTAAAATACGGACATCGTTCACACAATCAACCAGTAAGAATGGTTGGTACGGATAAATGTTATATTACAAGTCAGAACCATGGATATGCTGTAGATGCATCTACATTAGGTAAAGATTGGGAAGAATTATTCGTAAATATGAATGACGGCTCAAATGAAGGTATACGTCATAAGACTAATCCTTGGTTTACTAGTCAATTCCATCCAGAAGCATGTTCGGGTCCGGTTGATACTGAATTTATGTTTGATAAGTTTGTAGAAGCTCTTCGTTAA